One Tolypothrix bouteillei VB521301 DNA window includes the following coding sequences:
- a CDS encoding glycosyltransferase family 4 protein: MKYHIALSPPCDLEGMTRNAQLGMTPSHAIWELSQRLGAKVHQPGEEQILPIDRILAKVIGRPEHWALARNLSLQCDEDDIIYCTGEDVGIPLATLCGLKKRRPKLIGYFHNMNRPRGRLALQIFQVANKIDLFVSTVPSEITFLSQYLQLPKNRIYEVKAQPTDASFFTPGPTSHEKRRPIIGSGGLEKRDYRTLADATKDLDVDVKICAFSNNAKKLKRSFPKLIPNNMSSRFYSWYELLQLYRDSDIVVVPLVENTQEAGLSTLFEAMACCKPVVITRTPGIISKLIDEGIVTGVSPYDSEQMKQAIQNLLDNPYKAQMQAQRGYELVQKQYNQKNYVEYLAMEISSRFESPVRTAIFV, from the coding sequence TTGAAATACCATATAGCTTTAAGTCCCCCATGCGATCTAGAAGGCATGACACGAAATGCCCAATTAGGAATGACTCCCTCTCACGCTATCTGGGAACTCAGTCAGCGTTTGGGAGCAAAAGTTCATCAGCCAGGAGAAGAACAAATTTTACCAATAGATAGAATACTTGCAAAGGTTATAGGTCGTCCAGAACACTGGGCTTTAGCACGCAACTTGTCCTTACAATGTGATGAAGATGATATCATTTATTGTACGGGTGAGGATGTCGGCATTCCTTTAGCAACTCTTTGTGGGCTGAAAAAGAGGCGACCCAAACTTATTGGCTATTTTCACAACATGAATAGACCTCGCGGTCGTCTGGCATTACAAATATTTCAAGTAGCCAATAAAATTGATTTATTTGTTTCTACGGTTCCTTCAGAAATTACTTTTCTCAGCCAATACTTGCAATTACCCAAAAATCGAATTTATGAAGTGAAAGCACAACCGACAGATGCATCTTTCTTTACACCAGGACCTACCTCCCACGAGAAACGCCGCCCGATTATAGGCAGTGGAGGTTTAGAAAAACGGGATTATAGGACTCTTGCAGATGCTACCAAGGATTTAGATGTAGATGTCAAAATTTGCGCTTTCTCAAATAATGCCAAAAAATTAAAGCGATCGTTCCCAAAACTGATTCCAAATAATATGTCATCTCGCTTTTACTCTTGGTATGAATTATTACAATTATACCGTGACTCTGACATAGTTGTTGTTCCTTTGGTTGAGAATACACAAGAAGCCGGACTCAGTACTTTGTTTGAAGCAATGGCTTGTTGCAAACCCGTTGTAATCACTCGCACACCAGGAATAATTAGCAAACTGATTGATGAAGGCATAGTTACTGGTGTTAGTCCCTACGATTCAGAGCAAATGAAACAAGCAATCCAGAATCTCTTGGACAATCCGTACAAAGCGCAAATGCAGGCTCAGAGAGGTTACGAACTAGTCCAAAAGCAGTACAACCAAAAAAATTATGTTGAATATTTAGCTATGGAAATCAGCTCGAGATTTGAGAGCCCGGTAAGAACAGCCATTTTTGTTTAG
- the tnpA gene encoding IS200/IS605 family transposase has protein sequence MTSQFRRERHSVTDLKIHLVCVTKYRRSVFTKESLELIDKTFREVAKKMDFQVIEFSGEDNHVHALIEYPPKLSISQIVNALKGVSSRRYGQARYPKPNKDALWSPSYFAVSVGGAPIEVLKQYIRNQEKPS, from the coding sequence ATGACAAGCCAGTTTCGCAGGGAAAGACACTCTGTTACAGACTTAAAAATTCACTTGGTCTGCGTTACTAAGTATCGTAGGTCTGTATTTACAAAAGAAAGCCTTGAATTAATTGATAAGACGTTTAGAGAAGTAGCTAAAAAGATGGACTTTCAAGTAATTGAATTTAGCGGCGAGGATAATCATGTTCACGCACTTATTGAATACCCTCCTAAATTATCTATCTCTCAAATAGTTAATGCTTTAAAAGGTGTTTCAAGTCGCCGCTATGGACAAGCTCGATACCCGAAACCTAATAAAGATGCCTTATGGAGTCCTAGTTATTTTGCTGTGTCTGTAGGGGGTGCGCCAATTGAAGTTCTAAAGCAGTACATCAGGAATCAAGAAAAGCCGTCCTAG
- a CDS encoding RNA-guided endonuclease InsQ/TnpB family protein, with translation MKARYQFRFYPTDQQQQSLAQLFGCVRVVWNDALAICKQSEKLPSNNDLQKLVITQAKKTDERSWLSNVSNIPLQQSVADLGVAYKNFFDSLKGKRKGTAVATTLGTPATRCLKKVGTPKFKKKTGRQSARFRIGGFSIKGDEVYLAKIGNVKPVWSRQLPSGFASFDSTETAKTRTCSPSAPSSVTVIKDCANRYFLSFVVEIAPIQVNAKNQSIGIDLGLKTFAVMSNGEVATSPNYLKKDRKIRQLQRQLARQQSWSKRREVTRLKIAKRHNQIADTRKDFLHKLSTKVVSENQTIVLEDLNVSGMVKNRKLARAISLQGWREFRVLCEAKSEKLNREFRVISRWEPTSQTCSCCGYRWGKIDLSVRSVLCLNCGTEHDRDENACRNIEMVGMGHRHDLKRTQRQSQTTTVASVDEVSRITAPLGR, from the coding sequence ATGAAAGCCAGGTATCAATTCCGTTTCTACCCAACAGACCAACAGCAACAGAGTTTAGCTCAGTTGTTTGGCTGTGTGCGCGTAGTTTGGAATGATGCGTTGGCTATCTGTAAGCAGTCTGAAAAGTTGCCCAGTAACAACGACTTGCAAAAGTTGGTGATTACGCAAGCTAAAAAGACTGATGAAAGATCGTGGTTGTCTAATGTTTCTAACATTCCATTACAGCAGTCTGTTGCTGATTTAGGTGTTGCCTACAAGAACTTTTTTGATTCACTCAAAGGTAAAAGAAAAGGTACGGCAGTCGCTACAACGCTTGGAACCCCCGCAACGCGCTGCCTCAAAAAAGTAGGTACTCCCAAGTTTAAAAAGAAAACAGGGAGACAATCAGCACGGTTTAGAATTGGTGGATTTTCTATCAAAGGAGATGAAGTGTACTTGGCAAAGATTGGCAATGTTAAGCCAGTTTGGTCAAGACAACTACCCTCCGGGTTCGCAAGTTTCGACTCGACGGAAACCGCCAAGACTCGAACTTGCTCACCATCTGCACCAAGCAGCGTAACAGTCATCAAAGATTGTGCTAATCGTTATTTCCTCAGTTTCGTTGTAGAGATAGCTCCTATTCAAGTCAACGCTAAAAACCAAAGCATTGGCATTGATTTAGGTCTTAAAACTTTTGCGGTCATGAGTAATGGCGAAGTAGCAACTAGCCCAAATTACTTAAAGAAAGACCGTAAAATTCGCCAACTACAACGCCAACTAGCAAGACAACAATCATGGTCTAAACGCCGTGAAGTTACTCGGTTAAAGATTGCTAAACGACACAATCAAATCGCTGATACCCGCAAAGATTTCCTGCATAAGTTATCAACCAAAGTAGTTAGCGAGAACCAAACTATTGTTTTGGAAGATTTAAACGTATCAGGAATGGTTAAAAACCGCAAACTTGCAAGAGCAATCAGCTTGCAGGGATGGCGAGAATTCCGGGTATTGTGCGAGGCTAAATCTGAAAAGCTTAACCGGGAATTCAGGGTGATTAGCAGATGGGAACCTACTAGTCAAACTTGCTCTTGCTGTGGGTATCGTTGGGGCAAAATTGATCTCTCTGTGCGTTCAGTATTGTGTCTAAATTGCGGTACTGAACACGACAGAGATGAGAATGCCTGTAGAAATATAGAAATGGTCGGCATGGGGCATCGGCACGACCTTAAACGGACACAGAGACAGAGTCAGACGACAACGGTCGCATCAGTCGATGAAGTGTCAAGAATCACCGCACCTTTAGGTCGGTGA
- a CDS encoding endo-1,4-beta-xylanase — protein MFNCKKQQCQLRRQTIVTLLATLFGFVMTFGIHIALTQAKETNFPNRQENSSHLIAQISSDTAWRETANQNIEKYRKGDLTVVVTDASGNPIPNADVRVAMKRHAYSFGSATDDALLLNSNNSDGDRYRDNVLQLFNEAVNEDSLKWVRWDNLQLRSQAIEAVNWLKSRNLKVRGHNLIWPSWRNSPPELESAYNDTLSLQGKTAADNFLRTRIISHITEQTSALKGQINDWDVVNEPCENTDFQTILGQSILVDAFHAAHQADPDAVLYVNQNLYERNSKADEYENIIQYLLANGAPLEGIGIEGHLFNELPISIPDFLSTLDRFAKFNLPIKITEFDVLTPDKQLQAEVTRDFMTAVFSHPATKGFIMWGFWDGKHWLSNAPIYNADWSLKPSGQVYLDLVFNQWWTNTTGKTDTNGEFKVRGFLGDYEVTASKNLTSQTVSTTLSPDGRRLTISGITS, from the coding sequence ATGTTCAATTGCAAAAAGCAGCAATGCCAACTGAGAAGGCAAACGATCGTGACACTGCTAGCAACTCTGTTCGGTTTTGTCATGACATTTGGTATTCATATTGCACTGACGCAAGCAAAGGAGACAAATTTCCCAAATCGACAGGAAAACAGCAGCCATTTAATAGCCCAAATTTCATCTGACACTGCGTGGCGTGAAACAGCTAACCAAAATATTGAAAAATACCGTAAAGGTGATTTGACAGTTGTAGTCACGGATGCTAGTGGTAATCCCATCCCTAATGCAGATGTACGTGTTGCCATGAAGCGCCACGCCTACAGCTTTGGGAGTGCAACTGACGATGCTTTGCTATTGAACTCGAATAACTCTGATGGCGATCGGTATCGAGATAACGTTTTACAGTTATTTAATGAAGCAGTGAATGAAGATAGTCTTAAGTGGGTTCGATGGGATAACTTGCAATTACGTTCCCAAGCGATAGAAGCAGTTAACTGGTTGAAAAGTAGAAACCTGAAAGTGCGCGGACACAATCTTATTTGGCCTAGTTGGAGAAATTCGCCCCCTGAGTTGGAGAGTGCCTACAATGACACCCTATCGCTACAGGGAAAGACAGCTGCAGATAACTTTTTACGGACTCGTATCATTTCTCATATCACCGAACAGACTAGTGCCTTGAAAGGTCAAATTAACGATTGGGATGTTGTAAACGAGCCTTGTGAGAACACAGATTTTCAGACAATTTTAGGTCAATCTATTCTTGTCGATGCATTTCATGCTGCTCATCAGGCAGATCCAGATGCTGTTCTCTACGTTAACCAAAATTTATATGAGAGAAACAGCAAAGCAGATGAATACGAAAATATCATTCAGTACCTACTTGCCAACGGTGCGCCACTTGAAGGAATTGGTATAGAAGGTCATTTATTCAACGAGCTTCCTATTTCAATACCAGACTTTCTCAGTACCCTCGATCGCTTTGCTAAATTCAACCTTCCCATTAAAATTACTGAGTTTGATGTGCTGACACCTGACAAACAATTACAAGCTGAGGTAACGCGTGACTTTATGACGGCTGTTTTCAGCCATCCAGCTACAAAAGGCTTTATCATGTGGGGTTTTTGGGACGGCAAACATTGGCTTAGCAATGCGCCCATCTACAATGCCGATTGGAGCTTAAAGCCCAGCGGACAGGTTTACCTTGATTTAGTCTTCAATCAGTGGTGGACGAATACAACAGGTAAAACAGATACTAATGGGGAATTCAAGGTCAGAGGATTCCTAGGCGACTATGAAGTCACAGCCAGCAAAAACCTTACCAGTCAAACAGTATCCACAACTCTTTCACCTGATGGTAGAAGATTGACAATCAGTGGTATAACGTCCTAG
- a CDS encoding DUF2085 domain-containing protein, with the protein MVGVTSRQGVQIRWVSFIADFLLSGMVVGPLVAPFLAGSGLPLLPIVADIIYLMGRHVCPQPDMGVVLASPHIMAVCMRCYGTVTGLLVTRLLFGITGGKGFYWLSQYGWSGVAVASVLMMAYPLELAAQVLGLWSFHNYVVTPFGLITGLAWGLLTMPILHGGVVNSQLLEGSRESGV; encoded by the coding sequence ATGGTAGGCGTGACTTCTCGTCAAGGAGTACAAATTCGTTGGGTTAGTTTTATTGCGGATTTCCTACTATCTGGGATGGTGGTTGGACCTCTGGTTGCTCCTTTTTTGGCAGGGTCTGGGTTACCTTTATTACCTATTGTTGCGGATATTATTTATTTGATGGGCCGTCATGTGTGTCCTCAACCCGATATGGGAGTGGTTTTGGCATCACCTCACATTATGGCGGTTTGTATGCGTTGTTACGGAACTGTAACGGGTTTGCTGGTGACTCGCTTGCTGTTTGGGATAACAGGTGGTAAAGGTTTTTACTGGTTGAGTCAGTACGGTTGGAGTGGTGTTGCGGTTGCTAGTGTTTTGATGATGGCTTATCCCTTGGAACTGGCTGCTCAGGTTTTGGGTTTGTGGAGCTTTCACAATTATGTTGTGACTCCTTTTGGGTTGATAACAGGTTTGGCATGGGGTTTATTGACTATGCCGATTTTGCATGGAGGGGTTGTAAACTCCCAACTTCTTGAAGGAAGTCGGGAGTCTGGCGTCTAG
- a CDS encoding TIGR00300 family protein — MDSRIRFLMCSPDHYDVDYVINPWMEGNIHKSSQERAVEQWEKLHHILKEYAIVDLVPPQKGWPDMVFTANAGLLLGKNVVLSRFLHKERQGEEPYFKQWFEDNGYTVYELPKDLPFEGAGDALLDREGRWLWAGYGFRTELDSHPYLAKWLDIEVLSLRLIDERFYHLDTCFCPLSNGYLLYYPPAFDSYSNRLIEMRVHKDKRIAIAEADAVNFSCNAVNVDHIVVMNKASDALKARLAQVGFQVIETPLSEFLKAGGAAKCLTLRVTEPVREEVHANVLVESRIFRIEGHLLDSGLINRALDLIVDNGGSFQVLNFSLGEQRQSTSAAEVRVSAPSHEVMETILSLLIDLGAVDLPQDERDAKLEPVTLPGVAPDDFYVTTIYPTEVRIDGEWVKVHNQRMDGAIAISQTPNGLLAQCKILRDLEVGERVVVDVQGIRTIRKTESREQRNAQEFSFMSAGVSSERRVELVVEQVAWELRKIRDAGGKVAVTAGPVVIHTGGGEHLSQLIREGYVQALLGGNAIAVHDIEQAMMGTSLGVDMKRGVAVRGGHRHHLKVINTIRRYGSIAKAVEAGVIPSGVMYECVRNGVPFCLAGSIRDDGPLPDTEMDLIKAQTEYARLLKGADMILMLSSMLHSIGVGNMTPSGVKMVCVDINPAVVTKLSDRGSIESVGVVTDVGLFLSLLVQQLDKLTSPYTIKLG; from the coding sequence ATGGATTCCCGGATTCGCTTTTTGATGTGCTCCCCCGACCACTATGATGTGGACTACGTTATTAACCCTTGGATGGAAGGGAACATTCACAAGTCATCTCAAGAACGTGCTGTAGAACAGTGGGAGAAACTGCATCATATCCTTAAAGAATATGCAATTGTAGACTTGGTGCCACCTCAGAAAGGTTGGCCAGATATGGTGTTTACAGCTAACGCTGGCTTGTTGTTAGGGAAAAACGTTGTCCTGAGTCGTTTTTTACACAAAGAGCGTCAGGGGGAGGAACCTTACTTCAAGCAGTGGTTTGAAGACAACGGCTACACTGTTTACGAACTGCCTAAAGATTTACCATTTGAGGGTGCGGGAGACGCACTTCTGGATCGGGAAGGACGCTGGCTGTGGGCTGGATATGGTTTCCGAACAGAGTTAGATTCTCACCCCTACCTGGCAAAATGGCTGGATATTGAGGTGCTGTCTTTGCGCTTGATTGATGAGCGATTTTACCATCTAGATACTTGCTTCTGTCCTTTAAGTAATGGCTATCTGCTATACTACCCTCCCGCTTTTGATTCCTACTCCAATCGTTTGATCGAAATGCGGGTTCACAAAGATAAGCGCATTGCTATTGCAGAAGCAGATGCGGTTAACTTCTCTTGCAATGCGGTGAATGTTGACCACATTGTTGTCATGAATAAAGCTTCTGATGCTTTAAAAGCACGTCTGGCACAAGTCGGGTTTCAAGTCATTGAAACTCCACTGTCTGAATTCTTGAAAGCTGGGGGTGCGGCTAAGTGCTTGACACTGCGAGTCACCGAACCAGTACGGGAAGAAGTTCATGCCAACGTATTGGTTGAAAGTCGCATCTTCCGCATTGAAGGGCATTTGCTGGACTCTGGTTTGATTAACCGTGCTTTGGATTTAATTGTCGATAACGGTGGTAGTTTCCAAGTCCTGAATTTTTCATTGGGAGAACAACGGCAAAGTACTTCAGCGGCGGAGGTGAGAGTGTCAGCACCTTCTCATGAAGTGATGGAAACTATTCTCTCTCTTCTGATTGATTTGGGTGCGGTCGATTTACCGCAGGATGAGCGGGATGCTAAGCTCGAACCCGTGACTCTACCTGGAGTTGCACCTGATGATTTTTATGTCACCACAATTTATCCGACTGAAGTGCGGATTGATGGTGAGTGGGTAAAGGTACACAACCAGCGCATGGATGGTGCGATCGCAATTTCTCAAACTCCCAATGGCTTGTTAGCACAATGTAAAATTTTACGTGACTTGGAAGTTGGGGAACGCGTTGTTGTTGACGTACAAGGTATCCGTACTATCCGGAAAACAGAATCTCGCGAACAACGGAATGCTCAGGAATTTAGCTTTATGTCGGCTGGGGTTTCTAGCGAGCGGCGCGTGGAACTGGTTGTTGAGCAAGTGGCTTGGGAATTACGGAAAATCCGCGATGCTGGCGGTAAAGTTGCTGTAACGGCTGGACCTGTGGTAATACATACTGGGGGTGGCGAACACCTGTCGCAGCTGATTAGAGAAGGATATGTTCAGGCGTTGCTGGGTGGAAATGCGATCGCAGTTCATGACATCGAGCAAGCGATGATGGGGACTTCCCTAGGTGTGGATATGAAGCGAGGTGTTGCTGTCCGTGGAGGACATCGACATCATTTAAAGGTGATTAACACGATTCGTCGCTATGGTAGTATTGCTAAGGCAGTTGAGGCTGGGGTAATTCCTAGTGGCGTAATGTATGAGTGTGTACGCAATGGCGTACCGTTTTGTCTTGCTGGATCGATCCGGGATGACGGTCCTTTGCCAGATACGGAAATGGATTTGATTAAAGCGCAAACTGAGTACGCTAGGTTGCTCAAAGGTGCGGATATGATTTTGATGCTGTCATCGATGCTGCATTCGATTGGCGTGGGAAATATGACTCCTTCCGGGGTAAAGATGGTTTGTGTTGATATCAATCCAGCGGTAGTGACGAAGTTGAGCGATCGCGGTTCCATAGAGTCTGTTGGTGTGGTGACGGATGTGGGCTTGTTCCTAAGTCTCTTGGTGCAGCAATTGGATAAGTTGACCAGTCCTTATACTATTAAGTTAGGTTAA
- a CDS encoding TetR/AcrR family transcriptional regulator, protein MKETEDQTPERKLSEEKVEAILSGAIQEFLTHGYAATTMDRVTAAAGVSKATVYNYFQDKEGLFTALIQELILKQYQAAFNPQKALSAEGEVSDILRLVAVSLMDKATGDERVMGLMRLVAGESGRFPELARAFVRNMEKPALQDLTQFLACSPLNLPDPEASARIFLGALVHFMLVQEVFHGKDILPMERDRLIDNLVGLFAAKQTPQPSPSDPFSGTKQKSQRRNRKDSGKFERDYSEPKRLRSIRLTDTAWENLAAIAAKNQLTRSEIIEIIARNEDAI, encoded by the coding sequence ATGAAAGAAACAGAAGACCAGACTCCAGAGCGCAAGCTTTCCGAAGAGAAGGTTGAAGCCATTCTCTCAGGAGCAATACAAGAGTTCTTAACACATGGATATGCTGCTACAACAATGGATCGGGTCACAGCAGCAGCGGGTGTATCTAAGGCAACTGTTTATAATTATTTTCAGGATAAGGAAGGATTATTTACTGCCCTCATACAAGAATTGATCCTCAAGCAGTATCAAGCTGCTTTTAATCCTCAAAAAGCCCTCTCAGCGGAGGGTGAAGTGTCTGATATTCTGCGCTTAGTAGCAGTTTCCCTTATGGATAAAGCAACAGGCGATGAACGGGTTATGGGATTAATGCGCTTGGTAGCTGGTGAATCGGGACGCTTTCCGGAATTAGCACGAGCTTTTGTTCGTAACATGGAAAAACCAGCTTTACAAGACCTCACTCAATTTCTGGCTTGCAGTCCTCTCAATCTACCCGATCCAGAAGCATCTGCACGAATTTTTTTGGGGGCGTTGGTTCATTTCATGTTGGTTCAGGAAGTATTCCATGGTAAAGACATTCTACCTATGGAACGCGATCGCCTGATCGACAACTTGGTTGGCTTGTTTGCAGCCAAACAAACTCCACAGCCTTCACCATCAGATCCATTTTCAGGAACGAAGCAAAAATCTCAAAGACGTAACCGTAAGGATTCTGGGAAATTTGAGCGAGACTATTCCGAACCCAAGCGTCTGAGATCTATCCGACTGACAGATACAGCTTGGGAAAACTTGGCTGCGATCGCAGCTAAAAATCAACTGACCCGGAGTGAAATTATTGAAATCATTGCTCGCAATGAGGATGCGATCTAA
- a CDS encoding ABC exporter membrane fusion protein, whose product MVSDATKTTSNSSVSFKQKRHPVFVLGIATTLVISGVTIYQLQQFQAKESSQPQVPQAIAPKVTKVVALGKLEPQGEVIKVSAPTSSQENRVEQLLVKEGQEVKAGQAIAILDSKDRLQASLVKAQEQVKIKQANLAQVKAGAKRGEIDAQRAQIDRLKAQWEGDQIAQEETIARIKAQWEGDKTAQQATIGKLEAELNNARSEYKRYEQLAIEGAISKSSFDSKRLSLDTATQQLNEAKAVLNRIDSTSRRQLSEAQAVLSRINTTGKRQVNEAQATLQKIAEVRPVDIELAIAEVNDAIAEVNQAKKNLEQAYVRSPQNGQILDIHTRAGEVVSQDGIVEIGQTSQMYVVAEVYQSDINKVRLGQQVRVTSDSFSKELQGKVDLIGLQVKRQSVVNTDPSSNIDARVVEVHIRLDNASSTKAAKLTNLQVKAVIEI is encoded by the coding sequence ATGGTGAGTGATGCAACAAAGACAACATCTAACAGTTCTGTATCTTTCAAACAAAAGCGCCACCCCGTGTTCGTCTTAGGAATTGCCACAACTCTCGTTATTAGTGGAGTCACAATCTACCAACTTCAGCAGTTTCAGGCGAAAGAATCGAGTCAGCCTCAAGTACCTCAAGCGATCGCACCTAAAGTCACAAAGGTTGTTGCTTTAGGAAAGCTAGAACCACAGGGAGAAGTCATTAAAGTTTCAGCACCCACATCCTCTCAAGAAAATCGAGTCGAGCAACTCTTGGTAAAGGAGGGACAAGAAGTCAAAGCAGGACAAGCGATCGCCATTCTTGATAGCAAAGATAGACTTCAAGCCAGTTTAGTCAAGGCGCAAGAACAGGTAAAAATCAAGCAAGCAAACCTTGCTCAGGTTAAAGCGGGTGCAAAACGCGGTGAGATTGACGCCCAAAGAGCTCAAATTGACAGATTAAAAGCCCAGTGGGAGGGAGATCAAATCGCTCAAGAAGAAACCATAGCTAGAATTAAAGCGCAATGGGAAGGAGATAAAACAGCGCAACAAGCAACCATTGGAAAACTAGAAGCAGAATTGAATAATGCTCGCTCTGAATACAAACGTTACGAGCAGCTTGCAATAGAAGGTGCGATTTCTAAATCTTCTTTTGACAGCAAACGTTTGAGTTTAGATACAGCAACACAGCAGCTTAACGAAGCCAAAGCAGTCCTAAACCGTATCGATAGCACGAGTCGCAGACAACTGAGCGAAGCCCAAGCTGTTCTTTCCCGCATCAATACCACCGGTAAGCGACAAGTTAATGAAGCTCAAGCCACATTGCAAAAGATAGCCGAAGTCCGCCCGGTGGATATAGAATTGGCTATAGCAGAAGTCAACGACGCTATAGCAGAAGTCAATCAGGCTAAGAAAAATTTAGAACAAGCTTACGTGCGATCGCCACAAAACGGTCAAATTTTAGATATACACACGCGTGCGGGCGAAGTCGTATCGCAAGATGGCATTGTTGAAATTGGACAAACAAGCCAAATGTACGTTGTTGCAGAAGTCTATCAAAGTGATATTAATAAAGTGCGTCTGGGACAGCAAGTGAGAGTCACGAGTGATTCTTTCTCAAAAGAATTGCAAGGAAAAGTTGATTTAATAGGCTTGCAAGTGAAGCGCCAAAGCGTTGTCAACACAGATCCCAGCAGCAATATTGACGCCAGAGTTGTGGAAGTCCATATACGACTCGATAATGCTTCCAGTACAAAAGCAGCAAAGTTAACTAACTTACAAGTCAAGGCGGTGATTGAGATTTGA
- the devC gene encoding ABC transporter permease DevC has translation MIGFIQQLQRRTPLGWLQLSREKSRLLVALSGIAFADVLMFMQLGFQSALYDSNTRLNRVLDADIVLISPKARNMQNLSTFSRRRLYQASSLSGVKAAEAMYVNVITWKNPQTRSETAIQVMGINPDRSAFQLAEVNQQLDKIKLTDNFLFDRDSKGKYQEVIAQIEQGKTATTEIENRTITLAGLFKLGTSFGADGNLITSDQNFLRLFPKREAASINLGLIYLESGYNAEQVAVALQNYLPDDVKALTHEQFIQFEQNFWQSESPIGFIFGVGVSMGFMVGIIIVYQVLSTDVNAHLKEYATFKAMGYQNLYLLGVIFEEVIILAFLGFIPGAIVPLGLYSLTRNATNLPIYMTLSRAVFVLILTIIMCLISGAIATRKLQSADPADMF, from the coding sequence TTGATCGGATTTATCCAACAATTACAACGACGAACTCCTTTAGGATGGCTGCAACTGAGTCGCGAAAAAAGCCGTTTGCTTGTAGCATTATCAGGGATAGCCTTTGCTGATGTTCTCATGTTTATGCAGCTGGGTTTTCAAAGCGCTTTGTATGACAGTAATACACGCCTCAACCGAGTTTTGGATGCAGATATTGTTTTAATCAGCCCTAAAGCTCGTAATATGCAAAATTTATCCACATTTTCCCGACGGCGATTGTATCAAGCATCTTCTCTTTCAGGAGTGAAAGCAGCAGAAGCAATGTACGTTAACGTCATTACGTGGAAAAATCCTCAAACTCGCAGCGAAACAGCCATTCAAGTTATGGGTATTAATCCCGACCGTTCGGCTTTCCAGCTAGCAGAAGTCAACCAACAGTTAGATAAGATAAAACTGACAGATAACTTTTTATTTGACCGAGATTCTAAAGGAAAGTATCAGGAAGTTATTGCTCAAATTGAACAAGGAAAAACAGCAACAACTGAAATAGAAAATCGAACCATTACGCTTGCTGGGTTATTCAAACTGGGAACTTCCTTTGGGGCTGATGGTAACTTAATTACCAGCGACCAAAACTTTTTACGGCTATTTCCCAAGCGAGAAGCAGCAAGTATTAATCTAGGTTTAATCTACCTTGAATCTGGCTATAATGCAGAACAGGTAGCTGTAGCGCTACAAAATTACTTACCGGATGATGTCAAAGCTTTAACCCACGAGCAATTTATTCAATTTGAGCAAAACTTTTGGCAATCAGAAAGCCCTATTGGTTTTATCTTTGGGGTGGGAGTCTCAATGGGATTCATGGTTGGGATCATCATCGTATATCAAGTCCTTTCCACAGATGTCAATGCCCATCTTAAAGAATACGCTACCTTCAAAGCAATGGGATATCAAAATCTCTATTTACTTGGAGTCATATTTGAAGAAGTTATTATCTTAGCATTTCTAGGCTTTATTCCTGGGGCTATAGTACCCCTCGGTCTTTACTCTTTAACCAGAAATGCAACCAACCTACCCATTTACATGACTCTCTCACGAGCTGTATTCGTCCTTATCCTCACCATCATTATGTGTCTCATATCGGGTGCGATCGCTACTCGAAAACTGCAATCAGCCGATCCTGCGGATATGTTTTAG